The sequence below is a genomic window from Luteimonas sp. MC1825.
CGGCCTGCACTATTTCAACCCGGTGGCGATGATGCCGCTGGTCGAGATCGTACGCCACGACGTCATGGACCCGGAGACCGAACGGCGCCTGGCGGCGTTCTGCAAGGCGATCGACAAGCTGCCGGTGCCTGTGACGGGCACCCCGGGCTTCCTGGTCAACCGCCTGCTGTTCCCGTACATGCTCGAGGCCGCGACCGCACACGCCGAGGGCATCCCGGGTGCGGTGATCGACAAGGCCGCGGTGAAGTTCGGCATGCCGATGGGTCCGATCGAGCTGATCGACACGGTGGGCCTGGACGTGGCGGTGGGCGTGGGCGCGGAGCTCGCGCCGTTCCTCGGCCTGCCGATCCCCGCCTCGCTGTCGACGCCACCCGAGGCCGGCAAGCGCGGCAAGAAGGACGGCCAGGGCCTGTACACCTGGGCCGAAGGCAAGGCGAAGAAGCCCGAGGTACCGAAGGACTACCAGGCCCCGACCGACCTCGAGGATCGCCTGATCCTGCCGCTCATCAACGAGGCGGTCGCCGCGCTGCACGACGGCGTGGTCGCCGACGCCGACCTGCTCGACGCCGGCGTGATCTTCGGGACCGGATTCGCGCCGTTCCGCGGCGGCCCGATCCAGTACGTGCGCGAGACCGGCGTCGCTGTGGTGCTCGCCCGGCTCAAGGCGCTGCAGGCGGTCCATGGCGATCGTTTCGCGCCGCGCCCGGGATGGGATGCTGCGGTGTTGCGGAGCTGAAGGACGCCTCAGCCCTTACATCCGCGACGCTGTCAGCTCGACATCCGCGTTCTGCCAGGCCGCCGCGAACCGGCGCCGGACATCGGCCGCCTCGCGCGTCTTGCGCTGCGCGTCCAGGCTCTTGGCCAGGCCGAACAGCGACCAGCCATTGCCCGGATTGCGGTGCAGTTCCTCGCGATACACCTTCTCGGCATCCGCCGCGCGCCCGGCATCGAGCAGCACCGCGCCCAGCGTGTGGCGCACCGGCGCATGCCAGCCCGGTGGTTCGTCGTAGGGAATGCCGTCCTCGATCTTCGCGCCCTCGCGCAGCGCCGCGATTGCGGTGCCATGGTCGCCACGCGACGCGGCGATCTCGGCGCTGAGCACGCGCTCGGCGATGCGGGCCGAATGCGCGAGCGGATAACGATCCCACACCATCAAGGTTTCCATCTCCGGGTCCGCGGCAAGCGGTCGCAGTGCGGCGAGATGGCGGTCGGCATCGGCTGGCCGTGACTGCCGCACCGCTGCCATGCCCTGCGCGTAGTGCCAGATCGCGGTGACGTAGGGCAGGTCCGGGGCCGGGTTGGGCGCGGCGGCGATCTCGTCCCAGCGGCCGAAGCGCACGCGCTCGAACCACGGCGTCATCCAGTAGTGCTGCAGGCCGGCGAAGCCCGGCTGGCGCATCAGCTCCGGCAGCTCGGTGCGTTCCGACGTATGGCGCGCGGCCTCGCCGGCCAGCTTGCTGCTGCCTTCCATGCTCGCGGCGAACCACAGGAAATGGTGGTTGTGCGGCACGTAGCCGAGCGGGTAGACACCCTTCACGTTGCCGCGGCAGATCGCGAGGTACGCGTCATCGGCTTCGATGGCGCGCTGGTTGGCGAGCACCGCGTCGTGCCAGCGGCCGACGCGCGCATAGATGTGCGCGGGCATGTGCACAAGGTGTCCCGAACCCGGGATAAGTTGGCGCAGGCGGTCGGCGGCCACGACGCCGCGCTGCGGATCGGCGGATGCCTCCACCGCATGCACGTACAGGTGCAGCGCGCCGGCGTGTTCGGGGTCGCGCGCGATCACCGATTCCAGCGTCTGCACCACCTCGGCGGTATGGCCCTTGGGCCGCAGTTCCTGGTCGTAGTAGTCCCATGGTTGCAGGTCCATGAGCGACTCGGCATGCAGCACCGCGGCATCGAGGTCATCCGGGCGCTGCTTCACCAGCGTGCCTGTGGCCTTGGCATAGGCCTCATCCAGCGGGCGGCGATTCTCGGGCGGCTGCGCGGCGTAGCGCGCCGCCAGCGCCTCGATGAATGCCTGCTCGCGCGCGGTCGCACTGGGCCCCAGTTCACGCGCGCGCTGCAGCCGGCTCCACGCGTCGGCATTGTCGGCCGGGTCCATGGCAGCGTTGACGTGCGGTCCGAGCACCAGCGAAGCGCCCCACCAGCACATCGCGCACGCCGGGTCGAGTTCGGTGGCCTTGAGGAAGGCGCGCTCCGCGGCGTCATGGTTGAAGCCGTATGTCAGCGCCAGGCCCTGGTCGAACCAGCGCTGCACCTCCGGATGCGTGCTGCTGACCGGGAAGCTGTAGTCGCCCAGTCCCTCCAACAGCACCGCGCCCACCATCGCCATTTCCGGGGGAGACGACCGCGGCGCATCCGCCGTGGAGGCGTGCTGGCCGCAGCCGGAAGAGACAAGAGCCAGCGCGGTGGCGGCGCAGGACAGGAAAAGGTGGATTCGACGGGCCATCGGAGGCCTCCAGCAACGACCACACTCCCCCGACAACGCGGCGCGCAATCGCGGGCGGACAGGCCGCGCAAAAAAAACTCGCTTTCTTCGCGCCTTCGCGCCTTCGCGAGAAAAAAGCTGTCCAAACCACCCTACATCGTGTGCGTAGGCTTTTCCGCATTCAGCGTACCGGCGAGCAGGGTCTCGATGCGGCCCTTCACGTTCTCGCCCTCGGCGGTGTCGGCGAACTGCACCCCGATGCCGGCGGTGCGGTTGCCCTGCGCGCCCGGCGGCGTGACCCAGACCACCTTGCCGGCGGCCGGCAGGCGTTCGCTGGATTCAGGAAGCGTCAGCAGCACGAACACCTCGTCGCCGAGGAAGTAGCGCCGCGTGGTGGGCACGAAGATCCCGCCGTGCTTCAGGTAAGGCATGTAGGCCGCATACAGCTGCGCCTTGTCCTTGACCGCGAGGGACAGGATGCCCTGCCGCGCACCACCGGTTGCACTCATTTCGCCACTCCCCTTGCCGTGTCGCCACCCGCCGCACTGCGCCAGGACAGCAGCAGCTCGGCGACCGCGAGGTCCGCGCGCACCGTGGTGCGCAGCAGGTCCCTGGTGCGGTTGGCGGCATCGAACCAGGCCGCCAGCTTCCGGATTCGCAGCGGATCGGTCAAGCCGGCCGCTTCCGCGACCGCGATGTCCGCCGCATGCCGCAGGCGCTTGTCGGCATCGTCATCGCCGGTCCAGGCCTTGGCCACCTCGAGCGCCGACGCGTCATTGCGCGCGACCCGGCCGAGCTCGGCGGCCACCGCCCTGCGCAGCGCCATGCCACCGTCGCGCAGCCAGGCATCGGCAAGACCGGGATGGCCGCGTGCCGCTGCGAGCGCTTCGACCGCAGCGGCGGCGGGATGGCCCTGCGCCTGCAACCATGTCGCGGCCTCGTCAGCGGGCGGCAGGCGGAACTCGAGGCGCTGGCAGCGGCTGCGGATCGTCGCCGGCAGGCGCGCGGGATTGTCGGTGATGAGCCAGAGGTAGCGCCCTGGCACGGGCTCCTCAAGCGTCTTCAGCAGCGCGTTGGCGGCCGCCTCGTTCATGGCGTCGGCCGGTTCGATGATCGCGACCTTGGCGCTGCCGTACTGCGGTGTCGTCGACAGGCGCTCGGAGAGTTCACGCACCTGGTCGACCGAGATCTGCGTCAGCTGCCGTTGCGGCGACGGCGTGAAGCGCCACGCATAGCCGACGAACACCGCATCGGGATGCGCGGGATGGCCGAACGGATGCGCGAGCGCCTTGTCGGGACGCTCCTCAAGCGGATCCTTCTGGCTGCGCGACAGGTACAGCCGGCACGCGCGGCAGGCGCCACAGGGGCGCAGGCCGGTGTCGGGCGCCAGGCACAGCACGCGCTGCGCCAGCTGCTCGGCGACGCGCCGCTTGCCCAACCGCGCCGGGCCGCAGAACAGCAGCGCGTGCCCCATGCGCCCGGCATCGATCGCGCCCGCGGCGTGGTCGTGCACGCGCTGCTGCCAGGGCGCCATGGCGTCGGTCGGCATCATGCGCCGCCTCGCCATTCGCGCAGGCGCGCGACAGCATCTGCCGCCACGGTGCCTGCAGCGCGCGAAGCGTCGATGACGCGAAATCGCACCGGATCGCCCGCGGCGCGTGCCAGGAACGCGGCGCGCACGCGCTCGAAGAACTCGTCGCGCTCGCGCTCGATGCGGTCCGGCTGCGGGTCGCGGCCGCGGGTGCGGGCGCGCCCCTGGGCGACGTCCAGATCGAGCAGCAAGGTCAGGCCCGGACGCAGGCGGACTACGCCGCGCTCGAGCGTTTCGATGAGCGCGGGATCGAGCCCGCGGCCGCCGCCCTGGTAGGCGAAGCTGGAATCGGTGAAGCGGTCGCACAGCACCCAGGCGCCGCGTGCG
It includes:
- a CDS encoding DNA polymerase III subunit delta', which codes for MMPTDAMAPWQQRVHDHAAGAIDAGRMGHALLFCGPARLGKRRVAEQLAQRVLCLAPDTGLRPCGACRACRLYLSRSQKDPLEERPDKALAHPFGHPAHPDAVFVGYAWRFTPSPQRQLTQISVDQVRELSERLSTTPQYGSAKVAIIEPADAMNEAAANALLKTLEEPVPGRYLWLITDNPARLPATIRSRCQRLEFRLPPADEAATWLQAQGHPAAAAVEALAAARGHPGLADAWLRDGGMALRRAVAAELGRVARNDASALEVAKAWTGDDDADKRLRHAADIAVAEAAGLTDPLRIRKLAAWFDAANRTRDLLRTTVRADLAVAELLLSWRSAAGGDTARGVAK
- the tmk gene encoding dTMP kinase, with protein sequence MNAVPMHPRLVSLEGGEGAGKTTVLAALQAELAARGDEVLVTREPGGTPLAEMIRDLLLSPGHEPPAAETELLLMFAARAQHVREVINPALARGAWVLCDRFTDSSFAYQGGGRGLDPALIETLERGVVRLRPGLTLLLDLDVAQGRARTRGRDPQPDRIERERDEFFERVRAAFLARAAGDPVRFRVIDASRAAGTVAADAVARLREWRGGA
- a CDS encoding PilZ domain-containing protein — translated: MSATGGARQGILSLAVKDKAQLYAAYMPYLKHGGIFVPTTRRYFLGDEVFVLLTLPESSERLPAAGKVVWVTPPGAQGNRTAGIGVQFADTAEGENVKGRIETLLAGTLNAEKPTHTM